In Bactrocera tryoni isolate S06 unplaced genomic scaffold, CSIRO_BtryS06_freeze2 scaffold_351, whole genome shotgun sequence, a single genomic region encodes these proteins:
- the LOC120781143 gene encoding early boundary activity protein 2-like has protein sequence MSGKVRSRVHELWAASYHGPSIASPELKRRREFETRSNDSKRQRTEAPIPQILPNPVKDLEESTMKDDESKTADNFEALKAAAAAENLVAIGPNGTTVKKEDFDALQWLNAALVTRMLLTLIFDEQTLATHTLSRLSPAFRCQDRLTKPSLDFAKVTDIIYCIRERLGCSEMEIRLPIIMTCSNVARSFKSK, from the coding sequence atgtcAGGAAAAGTCCGAAGCCGTGTACATGAATTGTGGGCCGCGTCTTATCATGGGCCCTCCATAGCTAGCCCCGAATTGAAACGTCGTCGCGAATTCGAAACTCGTTCGAATGATTCCAAAAGGCAGCGCACAGAAGCGCCAATTCcacaaattcttccaaatccgGTAAAAGATTTGGAAGAAAGTACCATGAAAGATGATGAAAGCAAGACCGCAgataattttgaagcgctcaaAGCCGCAGCCGCCGCTGAAAACTTAGTTGCGATTGGACCAAATGGCACAACTGTGAAAAAGGAGGATTTTGACGCATTACAATGGTTGAACGCTGCACTTGTCACACGTATGCTGTTGACTTTGATATTCGACGAGCAGACTTTGGCCACCCATACGCTCAGCAGACTCTCGCCCGCATTCCGTTGTCAGGATCGTCTAACGAAGCCATCATTGGATTTTGCAAAGGTCACCGATATCATTTATTGTATCCGAGAAAGACTTGGTTGTTCGGAAATGGAGATTCGCTTGCCGATAATAATGACGTGCTCCAACGTGGCCAGATCGTtcaaaagcaaatga